A region of Ochrobactrum quorumnocens DNA encodes the following proteins:
- a CDS encoding VOC family protein has translation MNDIANQSVGFGRIAVMIPVKEMDAACQFYCGALGFKKVFENGNPVGFMILKRDEGELHLSLQKDHKAANFNIAHMLVKDVDAMYAICKRHGMRIIKGLQDKDYGLRAFVFEDPDGNRIDVGQKLNNNEAE, from the coding sequence ATGAACGATATCGCTAATCAGAGTGTCGGTTTTGGCCGAATTGCGGTTATGATTCCGGTCAAAGAAATGGATGCGGCCTGTCAATTTTACTGCGGCGCATTAGGCTTCAAAAAAGTCTTTGAAAACGGAAACCCGGTGGGTTTCATGATCCTGAAGCGCGACGAAGGTGAATTACACCTCTCACTGCAAAAAGATCACAAAGCCGCGAATTTCAACATTGCTCACATGCTGGTGAAAGACGTCGATGCTATGTACGCAATTTGTAAGCGTCATGGCATGAGGATCATAAAAGGTCTGCAAGACAAAGACTACGGTTTGCGGGCGTTTGTTTTTGAAGACCCGGACGGCAACCGTATCGACGTCGGACAAAAACTTAACAATAACGAAGCAGAATGA
- a CDS encoding YMGG-like glycine zipper-containing protein has translation MGKISIALVAMLIITGCTTTEKDVSIGTVAGAAIGGIAGGGRGALIGAGAGAISGLLVRNLRNGKCEYRDRRGRIYTARCR, from the coding sequence ATGGGTAAAATTTCGATTGCGCTAGTTGCAATGCTAATCATTACAGGCTGTACGACTACTGAGAAGGACGTCAGTATTGGCACCGTCGCGGGTGCTGCTATTGGAGGAATTGCCGGTGGTGGTCGTGGTGCACTGATTGGTGCGGGCGCTGGCGCTATTAGTGGTTTGCTGGTTCGCAACCTGCGTAACGGTAAATGTGAATACCGCGATCGCCGTGGACGGATCTATACAGCTCGCTGCCGATAA